A window of the Burkholderia sp. 9120 genome harbors these coding sequences:
- a CDS encoding AMP nucleosidase: protein MNNDTNQRAVQTPANSFPTESFDDATEAVTYLSAIYEANTSFLRDAFARYRRNELFERRVRACYPFVRVRTEVNTHIDSRRSYGFVAGPGMFETTVTRPDLFGDYYREQLRLLAKNHHVKIEVGVSEQPIPIHFAFAEGIHLEGDLDRERLFLMRDVFDVPDLALLDDRIVNGTYEPLPGEPHPLALFTAARVDFSLHRLKHYTATSPTHCQNYVLYTNYQFYIDEFVKLGRTMMAHTDDEELRAYRSEYTSFVEPGDVITYNENLGEETQEGTPPPRLPQMPAYHLKRADGSGITMVNIGVGPSNAKTITDHIAVLRPHAWIMLGHCAGLRNTQRLGDYVLAHGYVREDHVLDDDLPLWVPIPALAEVQVALERAVAQITQLDGVELKRVMRTGTVASVDNRNWELRDHREPVQRLSQSRAVALDMESATIAANGFRFRVPYGTLLCVSDKPLHGELKLPGMADQFYRAQVDQHLQIGVKAMELLRMNGLHRLHSRKLRSFAEVAFQ, encoded by the coding sequence ATGAACAACGATACCAATCAACGCGCGGTGCAGACTCCCGCCAACAGCTTCCCAACCGAATCCTTCGACGACGCCACCGAGGCCGTCACCTACCTCTCGGCGATTTACGAAGCAAACACCTCGTTCCTGCGCGACGCTTTTGCGCGCTACCGCCGCAACGAATTGTTCGAACGCCGGGTGCGCGCCTGCTACCCGTTCGTACGCGTGCGGACCGAGGTCAATACGCACATCGACTCGCGTCGCTCGTATGGTTTCGTCGCGGGTCCGGGCATGTTCGAGACGACCGTGACGCGGCCGGATCTGTTCGGCGACTACTATCGCGAGCAACTGCGTTTGCTTGCCAAGAATCACCATGTGAAGATCGAAGTGGGCGTGTCGGAGCAACCGATTCCAATTCACTTCGCGTTCGCCGAGGGCATTCACCTTGAGGGCGATCTGGATCGCGAACGCCTGTTCCTGATGCGCGACGTGTTCGACGTGCCCGACCTCGCGCTGCTCGACGATCGTATCGTCAACGGCACGTATGAGCCGCTGCCGGGCGAGCCGCATCCGCTCGCGCTGTTCACGGCGGCGCGGGTGGATTTCTCGCTGCATCGGCTGAAGCACTATACGGCGACGTCGCCCACGCATTGCCAGAACTACGTGCTGTACACGAACTACCAGTTCTATATCGACGAGTTCGTCAAACTCGGCCGCACGATGATGGCCCATACCGACGACGAAGAACTGCGCGCCTATCGCAGCGAATACACCTCGTTTGTCGAACCCGGCGACGTGATCACGTACAACGAGAATCTCGGCGAAGAGACGCAGGAAGGCACCCCGCCGCCGCGTCTGCCGCAGATGCCCGCGTATCACTTGAAGCGCGCGGACGGCAGCGGCATCACGATGGTCAACATCGGCGTCGGGCCGTCGAACGCGAAGACGATCACCGATCACATTGCCGTGCTGCGTCCGCATGCGTGGATCATGCTCGGCCACTGCGCGGGTCTGCGCAATACGCAGCGTCTTGGTGACTACGTGCTGGCGCACGGCTATGTGCGCGAGGATCACGTGCTCGACGACGACTTGCCGCTGTGGGTGCCGATTCCGGCGCTCGCCGAAGTGCAGGTGGCGCTGGAGCGCGCGGTCGCGCAGATCACCCAGCTGGACGGCGTCGAACTTAAGCGCGTGATGCGGACCGGCACCGTTGCGAGCGTGGATAACCGGAACTGGGAGTTGCGGGATCATCGCGAGCCGGTGCAGCGCTTGTCGCAAAGCCGCGCGGTCGCGCTCGATATGGAAAGCGCGACGATCGCCGCGAACGGCTTCCGTTTCCGGGTGCCTTACGGGACCTTGCTTTGCGTTTCCGATAAGCCGCTGCACGGCGAGTTGAAGCTGCCGGGCATGGCCGATCAGTTTTATCGCGCGCAGGTCGATCAGCATCTGCAGATCGGCGTGAAAGCGATGGAGCTATTGCGGATGAACGGGTTGCATCGCTTGCATAGCCGGAAGCTGCGGAGTTTTGCGGAAGTTGCGTTTCAGTAA
- a CDS encoding transcriptional regulator GcvA — MARNLPPFPALRAFEAAARHESFTAAASELHVTHGAISRQVAAFETWLGVQVFHRRGKRVRLTDDGRRYLSTVQAAFDSIALATDQLRDTGVVQVLRVNALPTFAMKWLLPRLHQFQRKVPNVELRLSTSNAPVDSLESFDVAVRRGPAHWPNCVSGHFLGESEIPVCSPALLQRSPIKVADDLARHVLLHSDTRPDAWSNWLSAAGVTVKCRKKQSFDHFYLALQAAVDGLGVALGPLPLLADELVSGRLVVPLAGPRIDARGYWWVARREVAQAPLVALFCEWLQAQGDQTDITETGSLEAAR, encoded by the coding sequence ATGGCCCGTAACCTCCCTCCCTTTCCGGCGCTGCGCGCCTTCGAAGCCGCCGCGCGGCATGAAAGTTTCACCGCCGCAGCGAGCGAATTGCATGTGACGCACGGTGCAATCAGCCGCCAAGTCGCGGCTTTCGAAACGTGGCTCGGTGTGCAGGTGTTCCACCGTCGCGGCAAGCGCGTGCGTCTTACCGACGACGGTCGTCGCTATCTGTCCACCGTGCAGGCCGCGTTCGACAGCATCGCGCTCGCCACCGATCAACTGCGCGACACCGGCGTCGTGCAGGTGCTGCGCGTGAACGCGCTGCCCACCTTCGCGATGAAGTGGCTGCTGCCGCGCCTGCATCAGTTCCAGCGCAAGGTGCCGAATGTGGAGCTGCGGCTATCCACGTCGAACGCACCGGTGGACTCTCTGGAGAGCTTCGACGTCGCGGTGCGGCGCGGTCCGGCACATTGGCCGAATTGCGTGAGCGGTCATTTCCTGGGCGAAAGCGAGATTCCCGTCTGCAGTCCCGCGCTGTTGCAGCGCTCGCCGATCAAGGTCGCGGACGATCTCGCGCGACACGTGCTGCTGCATTCCGACACGCGGCCGGATGCGTGGAGCAACTGGTTATCGGCGGCTGGGGTGACGGTGAAATGCCGCAAGAAGCAGTCGTTCGACCACTTCTATCTGGCCTTGCAGGCCGCGGTGGATGGTCTCGGCGTGGCGCTCGGCCCGCTGCCGCTGCTCGCGGACGAGTTGGTATCGGGGCGGCTCGTGGTGCCGCTAGCCGGTCCGCGTATCGACGCGCGCGGCTACTGGTGGGTGGCGAGGCGGGAGGTTGCGCAAGCGCCGCTGGTGGCGCTGTTCTGCGAATGGCTGCAGGCGCAGGGCGATCAGACCGATATAACGGAAACGGGCAGCCTGGAGGCTGCCCGTTAG
- a CDS encoding chromate transporter, giving the protein MNDTLIALAVIFSQLSLLAFGGGNTILPEMQRQVVDVHHWMPASEFSALFALAQAAPGPNLMIVTLVGWHVAGWAGMLVTSVAKFGPSSIVTILALHAWERFKDRPWRSYAQLGLVPVTAGIVAASAVLIAKASDPTAIAWGITAFTAALSLKTRIHPLWLLAAGSLIGLTGFGQM; this is encoded by the coding sequence ATGAACGACACGCTCATTGCCCTCGCAGTCATTTTCAGTCAGCTTTCGCTGCTCGCGTTCGGCGGCGGCAATACGATTCTCCCGGAGATGCAGCGCCAGGTGGTGGACGTGCATCACTGGATGCCGGCCAGCGAATTCAGCGCCCTGTTCGCGCTCGCGCAGGCCGCGCCGGGGCCGAATCTGATGATCGTCACGCTGGTCGGCTGGCACGTGGCCGGTTGGGCGGGAATGCTGGTGACTTCCGTGGCGAAGTTCGGGCCGTCGTCGATTGTGACGATACTGGCGTTGCATGCGTGGGAACGGTTTAAGGACCGTCCGTGGCGGAGTTACGCGCAACTGGGGCTGGTGCCGGTAACAGCCGGAATTGTCGCGGCGAGCGCGGTGCTGATCGCCAAGGCGTCCGACCCGACGGCGATTGCCTGGGGGATTACTGCGTTTACGGCGGCGTTGTCGTTGAAGACGCGGATTCATCCGCTGTGGCTGCTGGCGGCGGGGAGTTTGATCGGGTTGACGGGGTTCGGGCAGATGTGA